A genomic region of Burkholderia humptydooensis contains the following coding sequences:
- a CDS encoding PucR family transcriptional regulator yields MSLTVGEILQLPGLEELALRAGERGMQRPVRWYYVAENEGIADWVMGGELVFVTGINHPRDEANLLQLIREGAKSRIAGMVILTGEAFIRRIPDSVVALAEQLEIVLIEQPYLLKMVIVTQLIGTALVRHENTLRSQRDIVNQLLTGDYPSIDIAAHRARNLQLALDRPRRVVALRLAGVPALFDGRDPAAAEALLQDARQTVQRGLDDWLRDEDGALPVVEQGELFVLLLPCDDPRFRKHKLALGALRDALNRQIGPLTLFVGISSTVGAARHYCRGLAEARQALGVAEGMRAGQGLCDYSELGVLKLLAAIPDPTLIDGFVKETLGNLLDSNRKHPTMLIETLEALLQENGNAIKAAEQLSIHRNTLNHRLRRIETQSGQSLSDPYFRLNASVALLAWRMSDTQRQEF; encoded by the coding sequence ATGAGTCTGACCGTGGGCGAGATCCTGCAGTTGCCCGGTCTCGAAGAGCTCGCGCTGCGCGCGGGCGAGCGCGGCATGCAACGGCCGGTGCGCTGGTACTACGTCGCGGAGAACGAAGGCATCGCCGACTGGGTGATGGGCGGCGAGCTCGTGTTCGTCACCGGGATCAATCATCCGCGCGACGAGGCGAACCTGCTGCAACTGATTCGCGAAGGCGCGAAGAGCCGCATCGCCGGGATGGTGATCCTGACGGGCGAGGCGTTCATTCGCCGCATTCCCGATTCGGTCGTCGCGCTTGCCGAGCAGCTCGAGATCGTGCTGATCGAGCAGCCGTATCTGCTGAAGATGGTGATCGTCACGCAGTTGATCGGCACCGCGCTCGTGCGGCACGAGAACACGCTGCGCTCGCAGCGCGACATCGTGAACCAGTTGCTGACGGGCGATTACCCGAGCATCGACATCGCGGCCCATCGCGCGCGCAACCTCCAGCTCGCGCTCGATCGGCCGCGCCGCGTCGTCGCGCTGCGGCTCGCGGGCGTGCCCGCGCTCTTCGACGGCCGCGATCCGGCCGCGGCGGAGGCGCTGCTGCAGGATGCGCGGCAGACGGTGCAGCGCGGCCTGGACGACTGGCTGCGCGACGAGGACGGCGCGCTGCCGGTGGTCGAGCAGGGCGAACTGTTCGTGCTGCTGCTGCCGTGCGACGATCCGCGTTTCAGGAAGCACAAGCTCGCGCTCGGCGCGCTGCGCGACGCGTTGAACCGGCAGATCGGCCCGCTCACGCTGTTCGTCGGGATCTCGTCGACGGTCGGCGCCGCGCGCCATTACTGCCGCGGGCTCGCCGAGGCGCGGCAGGCGCTCGGCGTCGCCGAGGGCATGCGCGCGGGGCAGGGGCTGTGCGACTACAGCGAGCTGGGCGTGCTGAAGCTGCTCGCCGCCATTCCCGATCCGACGCTGATCGACGGCTTCGTGAAGGAAACGCTCGGCAATCTGCTCGACAGCAACCGCAAGCATCCGACGATGCTGATCGAAACGCTCGAAGCGCTGCTTCAGGAAAACGGCAACGCGATCAAGGCGGCCGAGCAACTGTCGATCCATCGCAACACGCTCAATCACCGGCTGCGCAGGATCGAGACGCAATCGGGGCAATCGCTCTCCGATCCGTATTTTCGGTTGAACGCATCCGTCGCGCTGCTCGCTTGGCGGATGTCGGACACGCAACGACAGGAGTTCTGA
- the codB gene encoding cytosine permease, giving the protein MATRGEFSLSEVPAHERKGALSITMVLLSFTFFTGTMFAGGKIGVAFRVVDMVWVAVVGNLLLAAYAAALAFVASRSGLNSVLMGRFCFGEVGSKLSDFLLGFAELGWYAWGTATVAIVLVKMLGWPASVTTPLMVLFGFGFSITAIVGYRGMDALSRVSVPLMFVLLVTSMWIATRDVGGWPGLAKIVPTQPMSFAAAVTMVFGTFASGATQATNWTRLAKSGRAAVAASMIGFFVGNGLMIVAGAYCAIVYQQSDIVEVMMLQGLSIAAVVMLCLNLWTIQGPTIYNVSAAACHLLRSERRRTLTLAGAVLGIVLAIGGMYELLIPFLILLGSIIPPVGGVMLADFWYRHRGRYPAIATARLPRLNAAGLAAYAIGAALAYASPWIAPLVGIAASSLCYVVFVQIAGRTARAPSVQGE; this is encoded by the coding sequence ATGGCGACACGGGGCGAATTTTCATTGAGCGAGGTGCCGGCGCACGAGCGCAAAGGCGCACTGTCGATCACGATGGTGCTGCTCAGCTTCACGTTCTTCACGGGCACGATGTTCGCGGGCGGCAAGATCGGCGTCGCGTTTCGCGTCGTCGACATGGTGTGGGTCGCGGTCGTCGGCAATCTGCTGCTCGCCGCCTACGCGGCCGCGCTCGCGTTCGTCGCGTCGCGCAGCGGGCTGAATTCGGTGCTGATGGGGCGCTTCTGCTTCGGCGAAGTCGGCAGCAAGCTGTCCGATTTCCTGCTCGGCTTCGCCGAGCTCGGCTGGTACGCGTGGGGCACCGCGACTGTCGCGATCGTGCTCGTCAAGATGCTCGGCTGGCCCGCGTCGGTGACGACGCCGCTGATGGTGCTGTTCGGATTCGGCTTCTCGATCACCGCGATCGTCGGCTATCGCGGGATGGACGCGCTGTCGCGCGTGTCGGTGCCGCTGATGTTCGTGCTGCTCGTCACGTCGATGTGGATCGCGACGCGCGACGTCGGCGGCTGGCCGGGCCTCGCGAAGATCGTGCCGACGCAGCCGATGAGCTTCGCCGCCGCGGTCACGATGGTGTTCGGCACGTTCGCGAGCGGCGCGACGCAGGCGACGAACTGGACGCGGCTCGCGAAAAGCGGCCGCGCGGCCGTCGCGGCGAGCATGATCGGCTTTTTCGTCGGCAACGGGTTGATGATCGTCGCGGGCGCGTACTGCGCGATCGTCTATCAGCAGTCCGACATCGTCGAAGTGATGATGCTGCAAGGGCTGTCGATCGCGGCCGTCGTGATGCTCTGCCTGAACCTGTGGACGATCCAGGGGCCGACGATCTACAACGTATCGGCGGCCGCGTGCCATCTGTTGCGCAGCGAGCGCCGCCGCACGCTGACGCTCGCCGGCGCGGTGCTCGGCATCGTGCTCGCGATCGGCGGCATGTACGAACTGCTGATTCCGTTCCTGATCCTGCTCGGCTCGATCATTCCGCCCGTCGGCGGCGTGATGCTCGCCGACTTCTGGTATCGCCACCGCGGCCGCTATCCGGCGATCGCGACCGCGCGGCTGCCGCGCTTGAACGCCGCCGGGCTCGCCGCGTATGCGATCGGCGCGGCGCTCGCATACGCGTCGCCGTGGATCGCGCCGCTCGTGGGCATCGCTGCGTCGTCGCTCTGCTATGTCGTGTTCGTGCAGATCGCGGGCCGAACCGCGCGTGCGCCGTCGGTCCAGGGGGAGTGA